From one Cygnus olor isolate bCygOlo1 chromosome 26, bCygOlo1.pri.v2, whole genome shotgun sequence genomic stretch:
- the IFI30 gene encoding gamma-interferon-inducible lysosomal thiol reductase, whose product MAPALPLALLALLAPGLAVALPGCDYPAHLWCSSREIAVACQAESRCANLSHPTAPPVEVSLYYESLCPACRGFVIEQLFTTWLLLPSETMNITLVPYGNAQEKKVGGKWQFQCQHGSAECLGNMIQACLMHEAENFTTYFPVIFCMESGTSATKNLEACLQVYAPQLDAGRITACVQGDLGTALMHRNAQLTEALDPPHQYVPWIVINGKHTDELQEQAQRSLLRLVCQLYQGEKPEGCQSTAAPKPRAVCKH is encoded by the exons ATGGCCCCCGCGCTGCcgctggccctgctggccctgctggccccggggctggcggtGGCCCTGCCCGGCTGTGACTACCCGGCCCACCTCTGGTGCAGCTCGCGGGAGATCGCCGTCGCCTGCCAG GCTGAGAGCCGCTGCGCCAACCTCTCGCACCCCACGGCTCCTCCCGTGGAGGTGAGCCTCTACTACGAGAGCTTGTGCCCGGCATGCCGGGGCTTCGTGATCGAGCAGCTCTTCAccacctggctgctgctgcccagcgaGACCATGAACATCACGCTGGTGCCGTACGGCAACGCGCAG GAGAAGAAGGTCGGCGGCAAGTGGCAGTTCCAGTGCCAGCACGGCTCGGCGGAGTGTTTGGGCAACATGATCCAG gCCTGCCTGATGCATGAGGCCGAGAACTTCACCACCTACTTCCCCGTCATCTTCTGCATGGAGTCGGGCACCTCCGCCACCAAAAACCTGGAGGCC TGCCTGCAGGTCTACGCCCCGCAGCTGGACGCGGGGCGCATCACCGCCTGCGTGCAAGGGGACCTGGGGACCGCGCTGATGCACCGCAACGCCCAGCTGACGGAGGCGCTCGACCCGCCGCACCAATATGTCCCCTGGATCGTCATCAATGGG AAGCACACGGacgagctgcaggagcaggcgcAGCGCTCGCTGCTGAGGCTGGTGTGCCAGCTCTACCAG GGAGAGAAGCCCGAGGGCTGTCAGAGCACCGCGGCACCGAAGCCCAGGGCGGTCTGCAAGCACTGA